AATGGCCGTGGTTGGAATGGAATTACGTTCAATGTTGATTCAGGTAgctgaattaatttaaaaaactgTGGTCGTTTTGCATTCTTATGAATCGACCTATGCTGAATGTTGTGCTTCAGGCAAAACATACAGGTTCAGGATATCGAATGTTGGACTTAGTACTTCGATTAATTTCAGAATCCAGGGCCACATGATGACACTCGTGGAGGTAGAAGGATCACACACGATCCAGAACACGTACTCATCTATCGATATCCATTTAGGGCAGTCGTACTCGGTTTTGGTTAAAGCCGATCAGCCACCAAAGGACTATTATATCGTAATATCTTCACGTTTCACTTCTACTGTGCTTACAAGCACTGCCATTCTCCATTATAGAAACTCATTCATTAAAGTTTCGGGATATCTCCCTGGTGGACCTACAGTTCAGATTGATTGGTCTCTGGATCAGGCTAGATCGATACGGTATACATCCTTTTCTGGACTAAATTCTAATTTGGCTTTTCTTATGAATTAACTAGTACTCAATTTGAAATTTCTTGCACGCTGTGATTCTTAATCAGCCGCAATCTGACAGCCAGTGCGCCTAGACCGAATCCTCAAGGCTCATATCACTATGGATTGATCAAGCCATCTAGGACCATTATCCTTGCCAACTCTGCTCCATATATAAACGGCAAACAACGATATGCAGTGAACAGTGTATCCTATGTTTCCCCCGACACGCCTTTAAAACTGGCTGACTACTTCAAGATTGGAGGAGTCTTCACCATTGGCGCAATACCTGACAAACCCGCAGCCGGAAATGCCTATCTAGCAACCTCTGTTATGAATTCTGATTACCGAGCTTTTGTAGAGATCGTGTTCCAAAATTGGGAGGATACAGTCCAATCTTGGCACATGAATGGAAACGCTTTCTTTGTGGTCGGGTGAGTTAAGATAACCATATATATACTTAAAAACCATGCAAGAAGTATAATTTATTGATTTCTTCTTGGTATAACTAATAAACGATGCAAATTAACAGAATGGATGGTGGACAGTGGACTACATCAAGTAGGGCAGGCTACAATCTGAGAGATGCAGTTTTTCGTAGCACTGCTCAGGTTTAAgctgcatgcataaaatttcattaagaTCACGGCTTTTTCTCAAACTGCATCCTTACTCTCGATCAATATGAGTATAAACTGTGTAAAACAATGCAGGTGTATCCGAAATCTTGGACCGCAGTCTATCTAGCTTTGGACAATGTAGGCATGTGGAACATAAGGTCTGAGAACTGGGCCAGGCAGTATCTAGGACAGCAATTTTATTTAAGAGTTCACACCGCTTCAACATCATTGAGAGACGAGTATCCGGTTCCACGAGACGCACTTCTATGTGGCCGAGCAAGAGGGCGTCACACTCGACCCTTTTGAGAGCGGAAAAATGATCAACCTCGTCACGAGCGGGTGACTAGGGATTTATTACTTAGCTTAAACTAGGACGGCAAACATGGATATTTTTATCTAGCTTAGTTCTAATGTTGTCATGTctcattctttattttcataaaaaaatgttaTGCTTCGGTTTAATTTTTCGAGATATGAGGAGGCCGGGGTACTCCACTCCACATCTGTTTTCTTTTTACTTGAACTTGGCTTAATCGGTTCGATTTATACATAAAATAGTTCAATAATTTGGGGTCAAGCTTACGCAATCGTGCGTGGAAGGAGGATTATAATCAAAATGAATAGCAAATTCTaagtattttgtgaaatttatgttttaaatatatCGTAAAATCACTACATGCATGTCGCGTGTCCCAATTCCCACGAATAGTTTGTTCTATATTTAGTTGTCAGTGTTGAATTCTAGGAATTTCGGTATGCTTGCTTCCttaaatgcatgcatgcatttacTTCCTTAAATTCTTGGTCTCATCCTCAGCTAATTTGGCCCCTTCTATTCTTTATTTATTCTGTTTACCCTTATCAAATGGGctcttataaaaatatatttaattagttgttggatagaaaattaaaaatagtgTATAATTGCTAAACAACATTTCGCTAGATAAGTTGTTATTTTTGTTGTAtcgtaaatatttaaaaatatttatgtataaTTGCTATAAATGAAAGAGTATCAGTTAAAAAATGAGCTTAAAAGAAtgttaagaagaaaaaaaactaggtaaatttgataatttacaaagaagattatttatttaaattaattttttaatgaacAAAAGATAAATGTTCAAAATCtacataaaatttgaaattttttaatttccAAACATGTGCGTACGATAACGGGAGTCTCCAAAAAGCAGCACAAATGGACAAATTATGACAACAGTCACCCAAATATTTATTCTCTTTCAATTTGTTGATGCAAAGGCCACCAAACTCTCATTCTCaccaccaaaaatataaattaaatcctGCTTTTGAAAACTAAAATAGTCGTGTTCATGGATTCTCCGCCTAGCCTCGCCACTTATAGCATGAAGTACAGTCGATTGGAGTTTTCAAGTAGGGTTCCGACACAACATGTGTCGGAAAACAGACATCCATTGCTGCCACCCACCGTGCAACACGGCGTTAGGCCGTATGCTAGGTCTAAAATGCCTCGATTGAGATGGACGCGCCATCTTCATCAATGCTTTGTCGACGCTGTTGAACAACTCGGGGGGGAAGGAAGTATGTATTATGCCACTTTTCGTTCGCATGTGCATGAAAACTATCATAACTTTACCTAGCTAGTTCATGTGTTCGATTATTTATATTGATTCGCGCGATTTGGTCCGATGGAGGATGTTTGTGATCACTATCATGGATCGCGATCCTATATCACGTTCCCCGTCGTTGACATGTTAAAATTGGCCCGAAAATTAAAACGACGTAGCAAATACCATTAGGATACTACTCAGCCGCTAGATTTGTGCAAGGTAGCACAAGTATTACGTACTCATGAGCATAAGGGGCATCATGACTTGGCCTCATTCTCAAGTACCTTAATTAATATTCCTAGATTTAGCTTTTGCCAATCTGGTTAGTTTGAAACTCGACGACGGTACCTAAAAACAAGGGTTGCATTATTGCACATGATTAATAACTAATGGTGTGATTAACTAATTTGTCACTATAATTATCATAGTAAAAATCCCACCACACGAGTGATGACTTCGTGCTCGAGGTCGAGTTGTAGCCTACCGAACTGCCGAAGGCTTTTTTTTCGAGGGGCCTTTCATCCGTTGCATTGATACATGTGTCTTGATGCATCCCCGTCTTCCCCCGGCTTATCAATATTTATTTGTTTAGGGTTTTCAAAATCAATGAAATTAATCAAACACAAAAATATTGTAATTTATATCAGTATGTATAAGTAGAAATCATTCTCATTTATAACTAGGATATAATGTAGTGTTTTTTTGTAACTAGATAATAATTTTTTCAGGGGCCACTCCGAAAATGGTGCTGGACCTGATGAATGTGAAGGGGCTTACCATAACCCACGTCAAGAGCCATCTTCAGGTTAAAATGAGAGAACCCTTTACACAGGGTTAAGAATTGTTCAAGGATTTTGCGTTACGACgtcatatataaattaattaaaatattccGTATACAAAATcaggttttaagttgcattacATTTTGTATGGACAGATGTACAGGAGCATGAAGCAAGAGCATATGATGCAAGGTAATGAGATTAATTATTAGTCTTTAACTTGTTGAATTAACCGTAAGTGCAtggagttatatatatatatatatatatatatatatatatatatataaacactaCTGTGGAACTAATTCATAATCAAGAGCCAACTTATTTCGTACTTTGAAGTTTGAACTATTATGAACGGAGAGATACCCTTCAGCTTCTAcaatttcatatctttttgccCCTAAGGGATATATATTTGAGCATTTACCGTCCCGGCCCGATCCTAGAGTACCGGATCTACCCTAGTTCTTATCTAGAACTTGACGTTCGTATTGAATGTGTATCTTGTCTCAGAAGCAGAAGCAACAAAAAACAAGAAGGTGCGACCCACTCCGCCGCAAACAAATCATGTATGGAGTTCATGCAACTCCAACCGATACTATTATCAGGGACCAGCTACCATCTATGAGCTCCCCTCATGTGAAGAAACTTTCACCTGTTTCAGCCCCGAGCTTATCCGTCCAACCACCGCCAGGCCTGTAATATTGGCGTAAGATTACATTTTGTTTACTGCACATGCCCATGTACAACTGGCGTTGACTTAAATCTAAGAAATCACGTGTTCCACCATTAGAACAATTATCAGTAGATCGATCTTTAATACTATATTGTTGCTGATATATATACGACGGGAACCTAGGTAGCATATAGTTTTAAAAATATGGAGTATATATATGATTAATTATTCGAAGGATATCAATGTGACAATATTTGCATTGAAACTTAATTTAATTTGCTGTTCTAATTCGTAGGCTAGAGAAGCTCCCAATCAAAAGGGAAGAAACCGAACATCCACATTTCTCACCGTTTGGAAAGGGAATAAAATTGGGGTATGATCAGAAGTCCAATACTCCTGTCATGCCAAAAGATTATTTCAGCAACGGCCCCCCATTTCTAGTAAGTTCAAGGCATTTAAGTGACAATTTTATAACATGTTTGACCATTATTTATAGGTACATGTATATGTTTCAACTATGTGTTTTGTATATATAACCAATAATTATATAATACCAAATACAACAACTAAAAGTCTAAGAGTATATTTGCAGGTGAGCCGGGAGAAGCAAATGTTGGTACGAGGTGAGAAGAGTGGTAACAGGTATCCAAGTTCCATGGTAGatttagaagatcaagaatgtGGGTTCACAAGAGCAAGAATAGCAAGTGAGAAGAAAAGCTTACAGGCATCGACCTCCGTGGATGCAAATCTTATTTCTCTGGATCTAACTCTTGGTTAATTATATGACTATTGCATGTGTACCATGAAAGAACGATTTTCGTTTGGCATTGACCTGTATTTTGCATGGACTGGTGAAAACTTTCATTAGGACAAG
This window of the Primulina tabacum isolate GXHZ01 chromosome 4, ASM2559414v2, whole genome shotgun sequence genome carries:
- the LOC142542661 gene encoding L-ascorbate oxidase homolog isoform X1 — encoded protein: MVVLFSALFAGVCVGVFCRNRSGNSLEGSCLMQFIDEMNVIQSIRIVFFFFAVRSHLRKMVPTYAVGSASVFLGILINGQFPGPQIDCVTNDNLIISVYNYLDESFLISWNGILQRKNSWQDGVFGTTCPIPPGKNFTYILQVKDQIGSYYYFPSLGLHKAAGGFGSIKIYSRPLIPVPFPPPAGDHSVLVGDWFKSSHKQLRYILDSGHNLPFPDGLLINGRGWNGITFNVDSGKTYRFRISNVGLSTSINFRIQGHMMTLVEVEGSHTIQNTYSSIDIHLGQSYSVLVKADQPPKDYYIVISSRFTSTVLTSTAILHYRNSFIKVSGYLPGGPTVQIDWSLDQARSIRRNLTASAPRPNPQGSYHYGLIKPSRTIILANSAPYINGKQRYAVNSVSYVSPDTPLKLADYFKIGGVFTIGAIPDKPAAGNAYLATSVMNSDYRAFVEIVFQNWEDTVQSWHMNGNAFFVVGMDGGQWTTSSRAGYNLRDAVFRSTAQVYPKSWTAVYLALDNVGMWNIRSENWARQYLGQQFYLRVHTASTSLRDEYPVPRDALLCGRARGRHTRPF
- the LOC142542661 gene encoding L-ascorbate oxidase homolog isoform X2, with translation MRGCYGVSCFFALLLVFYVANGDNPYRFYTWKITYGDIYPLGVKQQGILINGQFPGPQIDCVTNDNLIISVYNYLDESFLISWNGILQRKNSWQDGVFGTTCPIPPGKNFTYILQVKDQIGSYYYFPSLGLHKAAGGFGSIKIYSRPLIPVPFPPPAGDHSVLVGDWFKSSHKQLRYILDSGHNLPFPDGLLINGRGWNGITFNVDSGKTYRFRISNVGLSTSINFRIQGHMMTLVEVEGSHTIQNTYSSIDIHLGQSYSVLVKADQPPKDYYIVISSRFTSTVLTSTAILHYRNSFIKVSGYLPGGPTVQIDWSLDQARSIRRNLTASAPRPNPQGSYHYGLIKPSRTIILANSAPYINGKQRYAVNSVSYVSPDTPLKLADYFKIGGVFTIGAIPDKPAAGNAYLATSVMNSDYRAFVEIVFQNWEDTVQSWHMNGNAFFVVGMDGGQWTTSSRAGYNLRDAVFRSTAQVYPKSWTAVYLALDNVGMWNIRSENWARQYLGQQFYLRVHTASTSLRDEYPVPRDALLCGRARGRHTRPF
- the LOC142541577 gene encoding myb family transcription factor PHL13-like produces the protein MKYSRLEFSSRVPTQHVSENRHPLLPPTVQHGVRPYARSKMPRLRWTRHLHQCFVDAVEQLGGEGRATPKMVLDLMNVKGLTITHVKSHLQMYRSMKQEHMMQEAEATKNKKVRPTPPQTNHVWSSCNSNRYYYQGPATIYELPSCEETFTCFSPELIRPTTARPVILA